One window from the genome of Bacillus tianshenii encodes:
- a CDS encoding S8 family serine peptidase — MFRTVLIVMILFPIFSFQSQAVAQQKFLVELEESVSVDSMIEKYPSFQVTERYDTVFHGFAMTGSVQDKINLEKETGIKKIHPVSSYKVKLDESVPFLGGEHIRKAVGDLEEVTGKGVKVGVIDTGVDYHHPDLRTSYSGGYDVVDKDNDPLETTVKQGMPTSHGTHVAGIIAANGKLKGVAPEAEVYAYRALGPGGMGTSEQVIAAIERAVKDGMDIINLSLGNDVNGPDWPTSIALNKAVEKGVIAVTSTGNSGPGIWTVGSPGTSEKAISVGASAPPLKIPFIQLFSEDKLVPIRLLQGSPSWSQTRDTEIVTAGKGLPSDYKNAKGKVALVERGEISFTEKAINAENAGAKALLIYNNEKGAFQGLLEGTFKIPVASLTKEEGKHLLQDISSGHHYLETKRVSIEDQLASFSSRGPVTVDWGIKPDVTAPGVAINSTVPIGYEAMNGTSMAAPHVAGASALIKEKHPDWAPQEVKAALMNTAKKLYNEEGELYEVYEQGAGRIQIDRALKTESLAYPSSLSFGLFDKKFGRVKKKLPFTIENKGATERRYTFGIPGVTKGVQWKVPKTFTLQPYTKKQVEVVVDLQPEFLQAGMYSGYLEVRGGEDILTVPYLYIIEDTSYQKVMGFHFGLDDNQNSYKYELYLPEDVEQLKVMLFDPDTLRLVTTLHEEQQVKRGRKEGIYLREELEVPDGVYQAIVLIENEGKISTQQIYTQVGTGTKNHKFSLR; from the coding sequence ATGTTCAGAACGGTATTAATTGTTATGATTCTTTTCCCTATATTTAGCTTTCAAAGCCAAGCAGTAGCTCAGCAAAAGTTTCTGGTGGAATTAGAAGAGTCTGTTTCGGTTGACAGTATGATTGAAAAGTACCCTTCATTCCAAGTAACAGAGCGATATGATACAGTCTTTCATGGCTTTGCGATGACAGGGTCTGTTCAAGATAAAATAAATCTGGAAAAAGAAACGGGCATTAAAAAAATTCACCCAGTTTCTTCATATAAAGTAAAGCTTGATGAGAGTGTTCCTTTCCTCGGCGGTGAGCATATCCGAAAGGCTGTTGGCGATCTTGAAGAAGTGACTGGGAAAGGGGTCAAAGTTGGGGTAATTGATACAGGCGTTGATTATCATCACCCTGACCTTCGTACAAGCTATAGCGGGGGTTATGATGTAGTGGATAAAGATAACGATCCGCTTGAAACGACAGTTAAGCAGGGCATGCCGACAAGTCATGGCACACATGTAGCTGGTATTATCGCAGCTAATGGAAAATTAAAAGGCGTTGCTCCTGAGGCAGAGGTATATGCTTACCGTGCGCTAGGCCCAGGAGGAATGGGAACTTCCGAACAAGTAATTGCAGCCATCGAAAGAGCAGTGAAGGATGGAATGGATATTATTAATTTATCGCTTGGAAATGATGTGAATGGACCGGACTGGCCGACAAGTATTGCTTTGAATAAGGCAGTAGAAAAAGGTGTGATCGCCGTTACATCCACGGGGAATTCAGGACCGGGGATCTGGACGGTAGGTTCACCAGGTACTTCAGAGAAAGCAATTTCTGTCGGTGCATCTGCCCCTCCATTAAAAATACCATTCATTCAGCTTTTTTCAGAAGATAAGCTTGTGCCAATAAGACTTCTTCAAGGTTCACCTTCATGGAGCCAGACGAGAGACACCGAAATTGTTACAGCAGGAAAAGGACTTCCTTCTGATTATAAAAATGCAAAAGGTAAAGTTGCTTTAGTAGAACGGGGAGAAATTTCATTTACTGAAAAAGCCATTAATGCCGAAAATGCAGGTGCTAAGGCCTTGCTAATCTATAATAATGAAAAAGGTGCATTTCAAGGTTTATTAGAAGGAACCTTCAAAATTCCTGTTGCCTCTTTGACGAAGGAAGAAGGAAAACATTTGCTTCAAGATATTTCTTCAGGACATCATTATTTGGAGACAAAGCGGGTATCCATTGAAGATCAGCTCGCGTCTTTTAGCTCCCGTGGGCCTGTCACAGTTGATTGGGGGATCAAGCCGGATGTAACAGCTCCAGGTGTTGCGATAAACAGTACAGTTCCAATTGGATATGAAGCAATGAACGGAACGAGTATGGCAGCCCCTCATGTTGCAGGTGCATCTGCACTTATTAAAGAAAAACACCCAGACTGGGCTCCGCAAGAAGTAAAAGCAGCACTAATGAATACAGCAAAGAAATTATATAACGAAGAAGGTGAACTGTACGAGGTATATGAGCAAGGTGCAGGCCGTATTCAAATTGACCGGGCATTGAAGACTGAAAGCCTTGCTTACCCTTCTTCACTTTCATTTGGGTTGTTCGATAAAAAGTTCGGTCGTGTGAAAAAGAAGCTGCCATTTACAATTGAAAACAAAGGTGCCACAGAAAGAAGATATACATTCGGAATACCAGGCGTAACAAAGGGTGTCCAATGGAAAGTACCGAAGACATTTACTTTGCAGCCATACACGAAAAAGCAAGTAGAGGTTGTGGTCGATCTACAACCGGAATTCTTACAGGCAGGAATGTATAGCGGTTACTTAGAAGTACGTGGTGGGGAGGATATCTTAACTGTTCCTTACTTATATATAATAGAAGATACTTCCTATCAAAAAGTAATGGGCTTTCATTTTGGCTTAGATGATAACCAAAATAGCTACAAGTATGAGCTATATTTACCGGAAGATGTAGAGCAATTAAAGGTGATGTTATTTGATCCAGATACTTTGCGATTAGTAACGACTCTTCATGAAGAACAGCAAGTGAAACGAGGACGAAAAGAAGGTATTTATTTGCGTGAAGAATTAGAAGTACCTGATGGTGTGTATCAAGCAATTGTGTTAATCGAAAATGAAGGAAAAATAAGCACCCAGCAAATATATACGCAGGTAGGTACAGGAACAAAAAACCATAAGTTTTCTTTGCGATAA